In Diorhabda sublineata isolate icDioSubl1.1 chromosome 4, icDioSubl1.1, whole genome shotgun sequence, a single window of DNA contains:
- the LOC130443524 gene encoding uncharacterized protein LOC130443524 has protein sequence MSPASAGNLEVERYIGACLISQNRVKNKPPPPPPPQRQEQYNNNNNRDVTQDIYRKHHVNYRLQRCHSVESWNGGGMPFITFPHHHHHHHHHHHQRKEDQNSLAKLAVHTQGAPLILTKTFHHRKNKVDRNNNGKVYENSINKKNVKCQNSADAASVASDESSGSNNSETCLPRIIKPRKRRKKDRKPPTLSRPLSQDSSSTDSASPDVENNRINYLSLSPFNLFNFSPYGGALMFPESSKIVDRLNDINETPKLHHSFEDIEEPDEGKDVNGNQSTSNCQCRYCDPSGQIWDVDRECYSPFLTPPLKSFKYPNLEEVSYYSSPISTDCLEHTLSSITLESDGVKKIPVTSSSRDLEVSTEIVTSLNGHRDLEIKFFSTPCHVDNDAKNDNGTKKCNFENDLGLNLEE, from the coding sequence ATGAGCCCCGCATCCGCAGGCAATCTAGAAGTGGAACGTTACATAGGTGCTTGTTTGATATCGCAAAACCGAGTCAAAAACAaaccgccgccgccgccgccgccgcaaCGACAAGaacaatacaataataataataatagggATGTGACGCAGGATATTTATCGAAAACATCACGTCAATTACCGCTTGCAGAGATGCCATTCGGTGGAAAGTTGGAACGGCGGCGGTATGCCTTTTATTACTTTCCcccatcatcatcatcatcatcatcatcatcatcatcaaagaAAGGAAGATCAGAATTCGTTGGCTAAATTGGCGGTGCACACCCAGGGCGCCCCTTTGATTTTAACGAAAACTTTCCACCACAGAAAAAACAAAGTGGACAGAAACAACAATGGAAAAGTGTACGAAAATTcgataaacaagaaaaatgtcaAGTGTCAAAATAGTGCGGACGCTGCGAGCGTCGCGAGTGACGAAAGTTCCGGTTCGAATAATTCGGAAACGTGTTTACCGCGCATCATAAAACCGAGGAAGAGACGGAAAAAAGATAGGAAACCGCCGACGTTATCTAGACCTTTGAGTCAAGATTCGTCTTCTACAGATAGCGCCAGTCCCGACGTGGAAAACAATCGCATCAATTATTTATCGTTAAgtccttttaatttatttaattttagtcCTTACGGCGGCGCGTTAATGTTTCCCGAATCTTCTAAAATCGTCGATCGTTTGAACGATATCAACGAAACGCCCAAACTCCATCATTCCTTCGAAGACATCGAAGAACCAGACGAAGGAAAAGATGTTAACGGCAACCAATCGACCAGTAACTGTCAGTGTAGATATTGCGATCCCAGCGGACAAATTTGGGACGTCGATAGGGAATGTTACTCGCCCTTTTTAACGCCACCTTTGAAATCCTTCAAGTATCCCAATCTGGAAGAGGTTTCCTATTATTCTTCGCCGATATCTACCGATTGTTTGGAGCATACGTTATCGTCGATAACGTTGGAAAGTGACGGCGTTAAAAAGATCCCCGTCACGTCTTCGTCCAGAGACCTTGAAGTTTCCACCGAAATCGTCACATCTTTGAACGGTCACAGGGATTTGGAAATCAAGTTTTTTTCCACGCCCTGCCATGTGGATAACGACGCAAAAAATGATAATGGTACGAAAAAGtgtaatttcgaaaatgatttGGGATTAAATTTAGAAGAATGA